AATAGTTCAAAACAACTTCTTGGTAATGTATATGCAATCATTTTTTCACCTTCAATTATATTGAAACATAAAACTCAATCTTTGTCAAGAGAAATTTTTTAACTCCTGAACTGATAATTCACCTCATTTTTCTACTATTCTATTAGATAATCTATAAAAAAAGTCAGTAACTGTTCACCGCTCTGCAGTGAACGGTTACTCTTTCATTTGATTGCCTCCAGAGGATAATCCTTTCGTAAAGGATGTCCTTGCCAATCATCAGGCATTAAAATTCTTCGCAAATCAGGGTGATTATCAAATTCAACACCCAATAAGTCATATACCTCTCGTTCAAACCAATTCGCACCTTGCCAGATTCCAGTAACAGAAGAAATAGTCTCACCATCTCCAACCGCTGTTTTTATTCTTATTCGATGATTTTTCTCTATCGAATAAAGATGATAAACG
The DNA window shown above is from bacterium and carries:
- a CDS encoding NADH-quinone oxidoreductase subunit C, giving the protein MTNQEITKIIKDKFKKDILKVETEPDLTIYVSNDKILQICQFLHDNEELNFVYLSDICGVDYPERSPRFDVVYHLYSIEKNHRIRIKTAVGDGETISSVTGIWQGANWFEREVYDLLGVEFDNHPDLRRILMPDDWQGHPLRKDYPLEAIK